The Nicotiana tomentosiformis chromosome 2, ASM39032v3, whole genome shotgun sequence genome includes the window ACCAAACACACAATCAGGTAAGAGCAGGTCGTGAATTAAACATTATAGTAATGATCTATAGTAGAAATAGAATAATGTAACACATTTTTTAGCCAGTCACTGGTTGGTTATAATTCAAGTTGTTGACTTGATACAACGGGGTAAACCCGAAATGACCCGTCAAATTATTAGGTTAAAAACAAGTCAAAATGTGTAACCTGAATGATCACAAAACAaatacaaaatataaaaaaattagagATGAAGGGTTATGTATATGGAAGAATTTAAGAAAACAATCATtagcttttatattttttttcacaaaaaaaaaaagaaagagaaaaaagaggGTGAATCATGTTGGGTGAGTTAGGTTATGACTTATGACTCAGCTCATTATGCTCAAGCAGACGCTTAACGGGTTTAATCATGACCCGTTTATAAATTTGACTCGTTTTAACTTTTGATCCACCTATTTGCTACTTTTTTTTAGTATATAGGAAAGTGAACAAAATGGAAAACTTACCAAAAGTTGAAGTAGCTTGTATAGAAATATCATGCCACTTAGAAACAGTAGAAACCTTAAGCGTGATAATTGAATCTCCAGCTTTCTCTGCACATTCTCTCTTTTGAACTAGCATACCTCCTGGACGCAATTCCCATTTAATTTCACCACCAGCTAATTTGGTGTCGCCGCCTACTGCAGCGGCGGCGCCAGTACTTCCATTCTTCGAATTGCTTCGGAAAAACTTCTTGCACCTCAATTTGATCATTTTTGCTTTTGGCCGCTGCTTCTGCGTTCTGATCAATATTACAAACAAGTTTACAATAGCTTAGTGGGAAAAAGAAAGTGGACGAATTGGCTATTTATATAGGAGCAGTTGGGGGCCCGTATTGGGACAAATTGCAAATTGAAAAGGACATAAAAGCCACCAAGAGTTACATgcttaacaataatttattctaCTTAGTTGATAATCATTGCTAACGATAAACATATGTGGGGAACAAAAACAAAACTGCCACAAATTAAAGTAACTATACATACTACTAGTTTAGGGCACGATAATCACTTTTTTTAGTCTACTAGTTTTTTGGCACGGGCAACGCAACACGCGTTTACACCCTAATGAGTATTAGACTAAAAAATTaacataaatattattaaaatatttttagttataaaataaaatttaattacaaTTCCAAAATAATAAATGATGATTCTACTTAGTTAATTCAATAAAAAAAAGAAATCTTACCCCATAATTAAGTCCTTGGATACCTTATATGTCAAGGATCCTTTATTTTAGATAATCCGTAAATATAATAGCAAAGAAGCCAATAGAAAAGAACCGTGCAAAAAAATATCTCAATTTAATTGGGGAAAAAAATGCAATTGGCAATGACAAGAATATCGTAATTATAAGAATACAAGCTTTTGTGAAGcttttttaaacaaaaaatttAAGTAATCAAAAAACAAAATGATTAAGGATTAAACGTCCACTCAACATAAATTTATATCTTTGTGTGTTAGTGATATTTATtcatttgtatacggtcaaaaccggtttcgACTTTCGTacgattagtcaagattggaacataatggatcgaaggtCATCTTTGTAATATCGGGTATAAGATCCAAAGCAAGGTTACCAAGCTCAAGTTTCGGGGACCGATTAAGTACCAAGCTCGAAGTCAATACAGAGCTCGAtttcaaatcgaactatgatgtgaggCGGTGTTGTCGAACTTAaaagccagagaccgaccaataccgagccaaagtcaataccgggccccgagccaatatcgagctctaaacctgaaaatcgaccaataccaagtccgatcaagatcgagccaagataCAAAAAC containing:
- the LOC104087944 gene encoding BAG family molecular chaperone regulator 2-like; the encoded protein is MIKLRCKKFFRSNSKNGSTGAAAAVGGDTKLAGGEIKWELRPGGMLVQKRECAEKAGDSIITLKVSTVSKWHDISIQATSTFGELKMILSMVTGLEPKEQRLLYRGKEREDYEYLHMVGVKDKDKVLLFEDPAIKERKKLLNLAANGRVQVIGSSYHTICV